The following coding sequences are from one Formosa haliotis window:
- a CDS encoding helix-turn-helix domain-containing protein, translated as MANKQIDMRKIKQIFKLYSEGVSKRKISLQLDISRDTIDKYIDFFKRYELTGYEVSSMTLEELDRLFKSDQKTKPEQLVILEKYFPYFDKESTFMTGILCQAS; from the coding sequence ATGGCCAATAAACAAATAGATATGCGTAAAATAAAACAGATATTTAAACTTTACAGTGAGGGTGTCAGTAAGCGAAAAATAAGCCTTCAACTTGACATTTCACGTGATACCATCGATAAGTACATCGATTTCTTCAAACGATATGAGTTAACAGGCTATGAAGTGTCATCCATGACCTTAGAAGAGTTAGACAGACTTTTTAAATCGGACCAAAAAACCAAACCCGAACAGCTTGTTATATTAGAAAAGTACTTTCCTTATTTTGATAAGGAAAGTACTTTTATGACAGGAATATTATGCCAAGCATCCTAA
- a CDS encoding O-antigen ligase family protein, with amino-acid sequence MSQNIGNQLIFVFLIFTLIFVPQINIATYVQSTIVSKLIVFLYSCLIILSVFIFNVVLSDHKSIKLTKLDILLFGCFCYLIINRYLIHSYYGFSISFIELIGLSSFYLVLRIIKIRKFFLIFLLLSISLSGILQSVYGVMQLMGVYSSNHSGFKVTGSFFNPGPYAGFLASVWPICMGLYLFKNSIVKKIELRNRNNLRILNVLLEYIPLIGLFCISVVLPVTRSRGSWVAVILSTVFLLELKYFYFKRYFKYKGRFKSGALLFCSIILISIASIFIYNFKKESSDGRLFIWKVTTEIIKDNPVFGVGFDLFKAHYMNYQADYFKKNGETSEAWVADNSYYAFNEFLQFFIENGIFGGIIIVSIVFVLFVKVKVSEENQDIYFLLLGGIVGIGVFSFFSYSMQILPIKLILVVLLAILAKLDNINIVVLEKINYSSIRLFNTLILLLGFFGIINGLTYTVRLDNSFKIWKRALNNYQYGNYNGAIEGYSEIYLTFNKSGDFLMNYGKTLSIVNKNNEAVEVLLEAKKYLNTTIIETALGDSYKGINHFKNAESAYQRAFYMIPTRFYPLYLLANLYNENGDYTKASAMARQILNKEIKIPSIAINEINEEMRKLLNKNY; translated from the coding sequence ATGTCACAAAACATAGGAAATCAATTAATTTTTGTCTTTTTAATATTCACTTTAATATTTGTGCCTCAAATAAATATAGCAACATATGTCCAGTCAACAATAGTCAGTAAATTAATAGTTTTTTTATACAGTTGTTTGATTATCCTAAGTGTTTTTATTTTTAATGTTGTTTTAAGTGATCATAAGTCTATTAAACTAACCAAATTAGATATTTTACTCTTTGGTTGTTTTTGTTATTTAATTATAAACAGATATCTTATTCATTCATATTATGGCTTTTCTATTAGCTTCATTGAATTAATTGGTTTAAGCTCTTTTTATTTGGTTTTAAGGATTATAAAAATACGTAAGTTCTTTTTGATATTTCTTTTGTTATCCATATCTCTATCTGGTATTTTGCAGTCCGTTTATGGGGTAATGCAATTGATGGGAGTCTACTCTTCTAACCATTCAGGGTTTAAGGTAACTGGTAGTTTCTTTAACCCCGGACCATATGCAGGCTTTCTAGCCTCAGTTTGGCCAATATGTATGGGCCTGTATCTATTTAAAAATTCAATTGTTAAAAAGATAGAACTAAGGAATAGAAATAATTTAAGAATTTTAAATGTTTTATTAGAATACATTCCGTTAATAGGATTATTTTGTATATCTGTTGTTCTTCCTGTGACTCGGTCCAGAGGCTCTTGGGTTGCAGTCATTTTAAGCACCGTTTTTTTGCTGGAACTTAAATATTTTTATTTTAAGCGATACTTTAAATACAAGGGGAGGTTTAAATCGGGAGCTTTACTTTTTTGTTCAATAATATTAATAAGTATTGCTTCAATTTTTATTTACAATTTTAAAAAAGAATCATCAGATGGAAGGTTGTTTATATGGAAGGTGACAACTGAAATAATAAAAGATAACCCTGTCTTTGGTGTTGGTTTTGATTTGTTTAAAGCTCATTATATGAATTATCAAGCTGATTATTTCAAAAAAAATGGCGAAACATCAGAAGCGTGGGTCGCAGATAATTCTTATTATGCATTTAATGAGTTTTTACAATTTTTTATAGAAAATGGGATATTTGGTGGTATAATAATTGTCTCCATTGTGTTTGTTTTATTTGTAAAAGTTAAAGTTTCTGAAGAAAATCAAGACATATACTTTCTGTTATTGGGTGGGATAGTCGGAATTGGTGTTTTTTCGTTTTTTTCTTATTCTATGCAAATATTGCCAATTAAATTAATTTTAGTAGTCCTTTTAGCGATATTGGCAAAACTTGATAATATCAATATTGTAGTTTTAGAAAAAATAAACTATTCCTCAATAAGATTATTTAACACTTTAATTTTATTATTGGGATTTTTTGGAATTATCAATGGGTTGACTTACACAGTAAGATTAGATAATAGTTTTAAGATTTGGAAAAGGGCCTTAAATAATTATCAATATGGAAACTACAACGGAGCAATAGAAGGTTATTCAGAAATATATTTGACCTTTAACAAGAGTGGAGATTTCTTAATGAACTATGGAAAAACTCTGTCAATTGTTAATAAAAATAATGAGGCTGTTGAGGTTTTACTGGAAGCCAAAAAATATTTAAACACAACAATTATAGAAACTGCTTTAGGTGATTCATATAAAGGTATAAATCATTTTAAAAATGCTGAGTCAGCATATCAAAGAGCATTTTATATGATTCCAACTCGTTTTTATCCTCTATATTTATTGGCGAATTTATATAATGAGAATGGTGATTATACTAAAGCTAGTGCAATGGCTAGACAAATATTAAACAAAGAAATTAAGATACCTTCAATAGCGATTAATGAGATAAATGAAGAGATGAGAAAACTTTTAAATAAAAATTATTGA
- a CDS encoding efflux RND transporter periplasmic adaptor subunit, which produces MINYSRLIMHFLMCTSLYNCSNIKSDNIKDEIIGKKVYPQRKNEVNIIVLKNAIFKNQIVSNGRLVALEKSELKFNVSEKLERIYVKNGDNVQKGQLLATLSPFTYQQKVDKAEIDLKKVTLEFKDLQVRRGFDPNNVNDSNKKEYENIAIKSGYKNALHQLENARFDLKSTKLRAPFNGKIANLNLKEYDQINSSEVFLTIINDSVFEVEFFIIESELNDIKIRDIVIIKPFASDKNYEGYITSINPQVGKDGTILIKAQVKNNGGLLEGMNVKVFIEKEIPDQYVVPKEAVVLRDNQEVLFLARKGKAYWTYVQTTNENSNSYTVIPDSEKSSASLKSGDTIIISNNLNLAHDSEIVIK; this is translated from the coding sequence ATGATAAATTATTCTAGGCTAATAATGCATTTTTTAATGTGTACTTCTCTTTATAATTGTTCTAATATAAAATCTGATAATATAAAGGATGAGATTATTGGAAAGAAAGTATATCCCCAACGTAAAAATGAGGTAAATATAATTGTATTGAAAAATGCCATTTTCAAAAATCAAATAGTTAGTAATGGGCGTTTAGTGGCTTTAGAAAAAAGTGAACTAAAATTTAATGTAAGTGAAAAACTTGAGAGGATATATGTTAAAAATGGCGATAATGTACAAAAAGGACAATTGTTAGCAACCCTAAGCCCATTTACATATCAGCAAAAAGTAGATAAGGCTGAAATAGATTTAAAGAAAGTAACTTTAGAGTTTAAAGACTTACAAGTACGTCGTGGTTTTGATCCAAACAATGTGAATGATTCGAACAAAAAGGAATATGAAAATATAGCTATTAAATCTGGTTACAAAAATGCTCTGCATCAATTGGAGAATGCACGTTTTGATTTAAAATCTACTAAATTAAGAGCTCCTTTTAATGGTAAAATAGCTAATTTAAACCTTAAGGAATATGATCAAATTAATTCAAGTGAAGTTTTTTTAACAATAATAAACGATTCAGTGTTCGAGGTTGAATTTTTTATTATAGAATCTGAATTAAATGATATTAAAATTAGAGACATTGTAATCATAAAACCTTTTGCTAGCGATAAAAACTACGAGGGTTACATTACTTCTATAAATCCTCAGGTAGGAAAAGATGGTACTATTTTAATTAAAGCTCAAGTTAAGAATAATGGAGGATTACTTGAAGGGATGAATGTAAAAGTATTCATTGAAAAAGAAATTCCAGATCAGTATGTTGTACCAAAAGAAGCAGTAGTCTTAAGAGATAATCAAGAGGTATTATTCTTAGCAAGAAAAGGAAAAGCCTATTGGACTTATGTGCAAACTACTAATGAAAATAGTAATTCTTATACTGTAATTCCAGATTCCGAAAAAAGTAGTGCTTCTTTAAAGTCAGGAGATACCATTATTATTTCAAATAATTTGAATTTAGCGCATGATAGTGAAATTGTTATAAAATAA
- a CDS encoding efflux RND transporter permease subunit, with protein sequence MVKFLIHKPIAVLMTTLGILFFGAYAFSLIPVSLMPNIDIPEITVQVQVDNMSARQLEDAIIKPLRFSLMQVGHLNDIQSEASNNLGTIKLNFTHGTHIDYAFIEVNEKIDRVVGSLPKIIKRPKVLKASATDIPVFYLTMTVKDSDNWLQRDKVDGNGLYRIPQKFIDFNRFANKVIRKRIEQVEEVAMVDISGLLSPEILIIPDQNKLDALGISLEELELSIKENDLDIGSLLIKDNQYQFDIRLGNSLRTIKDIQSIYINKIIIFISLRNWQRF encoded by the coding sequence ATGGTTAAATTTTTAATACATAAACCAATAGCAGTTTTAATGACTACTCTTGGTATACTTTTTTTTGGAGCCTATGCTTTTAGTTTAATACCTGTATCCTTAATGCCAAATATAGATATTCCTGAAATTACGGTACAAGTACAGGTTGATAACATGTCCGCAAGACAATTGGAGGATGCTATTATTAAACCCTTGCGTTTTAGCTTAATGCAAGTTGGCCACTTAAATGATATACAAAGTGAAGCAAGTAATAATTTAGGAACTATTAAATTAAATTTTACACATGGCACTCATATCGATTATGCTTTTATTGAAGTCAATGAAAAAATAGATAGAGTAGTTGGTAGTTTACCTAAGATTATTAAACGACCAAAAGTTTTAAAGGCAAGCGCGACTGATATTCCTGTGTTTTATTTAACCATGACAGTTAAAGATTCGGATAACTGGTTACAACGAGATAAAGTAGACGGTAATGGTTTGTATCGTATTCCTCAAAAATTTATAGATTTTAACCGTTTTGCCAATAAAGTAATCCGTAAACGCATTGAGCAAGTTGAAGAAGTTGCCATGGTAGATATTAGTGGATTGTTATCTCCCGAAATTCTAATAATACCTGATCAAAATAAGTTAGATGCCTTAGGTATAAGTTTGGAGGAATTGGAATTGTCCATTAAAGAAAATGATTTAGATATAGGAAGCCTATTGATAAAAGATAATCAATATCAATTCGATATCCGTTTAGGGAATTCATTACGCACTATTAAAGATATTCAATCTATATATATTAACAAAATAATCATATTTATCAGCTTAAGGAATTGGCAGAGGTTTTAG
- a CDS encoding efflux RND transporter permease subunit, whose protein sequence is MAEVLEQPQKRTGLVLSDAKEAVTMAIIKQSDAKIGDLKVELDKLVEALKKDYSDIDFSVSRDQTKLLDYAINNLYQSLVWGVLLAFVIMFLFLKNVKSPILIVISIPLSVIVCLLFFYLLDISINIISLSGLVLGIGLMIDNSIIVIDNITQYRNRGFEISKACELGVNEVVRPLLSSALTTCAVFLPLIFLSGISGALFYDQAMAITIGLFVSLVISITLLPVLYRLFHVRDNGKLTRFLNKINTLDYEALYDKGFKWVMRKQFHSLVIIILLLFTTVILFEILPKKQMPNIKSNETLLKIDWNEPINVDENKRRVLELLDLIQEDLINQTALVGTQQFLFDRESEAKTSETTIYLQAKTQRDLIFIKSLLNNLFVEKYPKMVYKYKEVDNIFSLIFSNKEAPLVARLRNVENLGNQQNDQLETLWSQLKKKLNGIELKPIAWEEYFKLNVDAEKLMVYNVNSNILFNSLKSAFNKLEILSIVDDQTFVPLILGRRAMSIRDVLNEVTVKSQDSTVFHVKSFIRVNKGVGLKRIIGGKEGEYYPVELNVEDENVNKTMEKVKEVVYNNPHYDVNFSGRFFSNQKLISEFKMVLLISIILLYFILASQFESFVLPIIILLEVPIDLAGAFLFLQLFGLSINLMSMIGIVVMSGIIINDSILKVDTIVQLQRRGYPLIKALLVAGQRRLKPILMTTSTTILALVPLLFASGLGAELQMPLAVALIGGMILGTLVSLYFIPLCYYFLSKKFR, encoded by the coding sequence TTGGCAGAGGTTTTAGAGCAACCGCAAAAACGGACAGGTTTAGTTTTGTCGGATGCTAAGGAAGCAGTAACCATGGCAATTATAAAACAAAGTGATGCAAAAATTGGCGATTTAAAGGTTGAATTAGATAAGTTAGTTGAAGCTTTAAAGAAAGATTATTCTGATATTGATTTTTCTGTTTCTAGGGATCAAACTAAGTTATTAGATTATGCTATCAATAATTTATATCAAAGTTTGGTTTGGGGGGTCTTACTCGCTTTTGTTATTATGTTTTTGTTTTTAAAAAATGTAAAATCACCTATACTTATCGTTATTTCAATTCCATTATCTGTTATTGTATGCTTACTGTTTTTTTATTTATTGGATATTTCTATTAATATTATTTCCCTATCAGGTTTGGTTTTGGGTATAGGGTTAATGATAGATAATTCTATAATAGTAATTGATAATATTACACAGTATAGGAATAGGGGGTTCGAAATCTCAAAGGCTTGTGAGTTAGGGGTTAATGAGGTTGTGAGGCCTTTGCTGAGTTCAGCATTAACCACGTGTGCTGTATTTTTACCTTTGATCTTTTTGAGTGGTATCAGTGGAGCTTTATTTTATGATCAAGCTATGGCTATAACTATTGGGTTATTTGTGTCGTTAGTGATTTCAATTACCCTATTGCCAGTGTTGTATCGTCTATTTCATGTGAGAGATAATGGTAAATTAACTCGTTTTTTGAATAAAATTAATACATTGGATTATGAGGCTTTGTATGACAAGGGATTTAAATGGGTCATGCGAAAGCAGTTCCATTCTTTAGTTATCATTATCCTTCTACTTTTTACGACAGTAATTTTATTTGAGATATTACCAAAAAAACAAATGCCAAACATTAAAAGTAATGAAACACTTTTAAAAATAGATTGGAATGAACCAATAAATGTTGACGAAAACAAGCGCAGGGTATTGGAGTTATTAGATTTAATTCAAGAAGATTTAATAAATCAAACTGCTTTAGTAGGAACACAACAGTTTTTATTTGATCGAGAGTCAGAAGCAAAAACATCTGAAACAACTATTTACCTTCAAGCAAAAACACAGAGAGATCTTATATTTATTAAATCATTATTGAATAATTTATTCGTGGAAAAATATCCAAAAATGGTATACAAATATAAAGAAGTAGATAATATATTCAGTCTTATATTTTCAAATAAAGAAGCTCCTTTGGTTGCCAGATTAAGAAATGTTGAAAACTTAGGAAATCAACAAAATGATCAATTAGAAACGTTGTGGAGCCAATTGAAAAAAAAATTAAACGGAATAGAATTAAAGCCTATAGCGTGGGAGGAGTATTTCAAGTTGAATGTTGATGCAGAAAAATTAATGGTTTATAATGTAAATTCCAATATATTATTTAACAGTCTTAAAAGTGCTTTTAACAAACTGGAGATATTGTCCATTGTGGATGATCAAACCTTTGTTCCTTTAATATTAGGAAGAAGGGCTATGAGTATTAGGGATGTTTTAAATGAAGTAACAGTAAAATCACAAGATAGTACTGTCTTTCACGTGAAAAGTTTTATTAGGGTTAATAAAGGGGTAGGTTTAAAGCGTATCATAGGTGGTAAGGAAGGTGAATATTATCCTGTTGAACTTAATGTTGAGGATGAAAATGTAAATAAAACAATGGAAAAAGTAAAGGAGGTGGTGTATAATAATCCACACTATGATGTTAATTTTTCAGGTCGTTTTTTTTCAAATCAAAAGTTAATTTCCGAGTTTAAAATGGTGTTGTTAATTTCTATAATACTGCTCTATTTTATTTTAGCTTCTCAATTCGAATCTTTTGTTTTACCTATAATTATTTTATTGGAAGTTCCTATAGATTTAGCAGGGGCATTTTTGTTTTTACAACTTTTTGGTTTAAGTATTAATTTAATGTCCATGATTGGTATAGTGGTAATGAGTGGTATTATCATTAACGATTCTATATTAAAAGTGGATACTATTGTTCAATTACAACGTAGGGGGTACCCATTAATTAAAGCCTTGTTGGTAGCTGGTCAACGGCGGTTAAAACCAATTCTTATGACTACATCAACCACAATTCTAGCCTTGGTTCCTTTGCTTTTTGCAAGTGGTTTGGGGGCAGAGTTACAAATGCCTTTGGCAGTTGCACTAATAGGAGGAATGATTTTAGGTACGCTTGTTAGTCTTTATTTTATACCATTATGTTATTATTTTTTAAGCAAGAAATTTCGATGA
- a CDS encoding TolC family protein, translating to MNTIKKTQIIFSFSLVFISGKFVAQSEKEFSEIKQNITLNEVLTIASKHSLDVYKAKRKYGISYWDYKSFKASLLPKIDFETRPFTYSSALVQRYDSEQNIDVFRQQQTINSYADVYLSQNIGMFGTKLYMSSSFDRLENFGEIETVSYNVTPLRVGLIQPIMAFNTFKWKDQIAPLEVQKAKQNFIYELQEINLKTIRLFFDWALANQKVKIAKENKSSAQKLFNIGKKRYDLIAIERDELLNLELEVYNSSTNLTQCIQDLQKTESEMKLYLRDQLPSNLVPVLPEMVSDIVINLNKAIGLAYQNNPNIIDLKLKKIEALRDLDKEIKENRFDLSVTASYGLNQQADTFAKAYSNFLNQQLVAIQLNIPILDWGERHGKIEMAKMNNDVIEVQLEQTEEAFKQEVTLKVLEFNLQKELVMGKLRTREISKESYNLTQQRFISGNVDFLNLSASRKAWQLANENYIMALKDYWTLYYNVQKLTLFNFIEDTELIQDYTNFIEE from the coding sequence ATGAATACTATTAAAAAGACACAAATAATATTTTCATTTTCACTCGTTTTTATATCAGGTAAATTTGTTGCACAATCAGAAAAGGAATTTTCTGAAATAAAACAGAATATTACTTTAAACGAAGTCTTAACTATTGCTAGTAAACATTCGTTGGATGTTTATAAAGCCAAAAGAAAATATGGTATAAGTTATTGGGATTATAAATCTTTTAAAGCAAGTTTGCTCCCAAAAATTGATTTTGAAACGCGCCCATTTACTTACAGTAGCGCTTTAGTTCAGCGTTATGATTCAGAGCAAAATATAGATGTGTTTAGACAACAACAAACTATTAATAGTTACGCGGATGTTTATTTATCTCAAAATATAGGGATGTTTGGAACTAAGTTATATATGAGTTCGAGTTTTGATAGATTAGAAAACTTTGGCGAAATAGAAACTGTAAGTTATAATGTAACTCCTCTAAGGGTTGGTCTAATTCAACCAATTATGGCATTTAACACATTTAAATGGAAGGATCAAATAGCTCCATTAGAAGTTCAAAAGGCAAAACAAAATTTTATTTACGAATTGCAAGAAATTAACTTAAAAACAATTAGACTTTTTTTTGATTGGGCATTAGCAAATCAAAAAGTTAAAATTGCTAAAGAAAATAAATCTTCTGCACAAAAGTTATTCAATATTGGAAAAAAGCGATACGATTTAATTGCTATAGAACGAGACGAACTATTAAATCTTGAATTGGAGGTCTATAATTCTAGTACTAATTTGACGCAATGCATTCAAGATTTACAGAAAACTGAGAGTGAAATGAAATTATATTTAAGAGATCAATTGCCTAGTAATTTGGTTCCTGTTTTACCGGAAATGGTTTCGGATATTGTAATTAACTTAAATAAAGCGATAGGTTTAGCATATCAGAATAATCCAAATATTATAGATTTAAAATTAAAAAAAATAGAGGCATTAAGAGATTTAGATAAAGAAATTAAAGAAAATAGGTTCGATTTGTCAGTAACTGCTAGTTATGGTCTAAATCAACAAGCAGATACATTTGCCAAGGCCTATAGTAATTTTTTGAATCAACAATTAGTGGCAATTCAATTGAATATTCCAATCTTAGATTGGGGTGAACGTCATGGAAAAATAGAAATGGCAAAAATGAACAATGATGTTATAGAGGTTCAATTAGAACAAACTGAGGAAGCTTTTAAGCAAGAGGTTACATTGAAAGTTTTAGAGTTTAATCTTCAAAAAGAACTTGTAATGGGAAAACTACGAACAAGAGAAATCTCAAAAGAGTCTTACAATTTAACGCAACAGCGTTTCATTTCTGGTAATGTAGATTTTTTGAACTTGTCAGCTTCCCGAAAAGCTTGGCAATTGGCAAATGAAAACTATATAATGGCATTAAAGGATTATTGGACTTTGTATTATAATGTTCAAAAATTAACACTTTTTAACTTTATAGAAGACACAGAGTTAATTCAAGACTATACAAATTTTATAGAAGAATAA
- a CDS encoding DeoR family transcriptional regulator: MTYSERKEKEGYLLYLIEQERLTDLEKVANGFGCSKRTIKRMLSELRAEGKNIIYCRKKNRYYIKK, encoded by the coding sequence ATGACATACTCAGAAAGGAAAGAAAAGGAAGGTTATTTGTTGTATCTAATTGAACAGGAAAGATTGACTGATTTAGAGAAAGTTGCTAATGGTTTTGGATGTAGTAAGAGGACAATCAAACGAATGTTGTCAGAACTTAGAGCAGAAGGCAAAAATATTATCTATTGCAGAAAAAAAAATAGATATTATATAAAAAAATAA
- the istA gene encoding IS21 family transposase, with protein MANTLDPMGLKQIVNLKQDGYSNRQIGATLGISRNTVNSYMHLFKGSGYSLKELLNLDNHSLEKLFTSHTTINNNRYDELMLYFESINKARNHPGFTFLHHYTNYSQKVKKSYSYTQFMAHYHRKYAKIKGSMKLEYEAGKEMFVDYAGKKLQIVGKNTGEIRPVEFFVAILPNSQYTYVEACMSQKREDFISCCENALHFYGGVPKAIVSDNLKSAVTRSSKYEAHINRSFKDFARHYNCVVNPTRSYSPQDKALVENAVHLAYQRIYYPLREMSFFSLADLNKEIRLLLERYNNLLFQRKEASRLELFQTVEREYLKPLSSTRYEIKEYKRAIV; from the coding sequence ATGGCCAACACACTTGATCCTATGGGCCTAAAACAGATTGTCAACTTAAAACAGGACGGTTATAGTAACCGCCAAATTGGAGCCACCCTTGGCATCTCCCGCAATACTGTAAACAGCTACATGCACCTGTTCAAGGGCAGCGGTTACAGCCTTAAGGAGTTGTTAAACCTAGACAACCACTCACTAGAAAAGCTTTTTACTTCTCATACTACCATAAATAATAATCGCTACGATGAATTGATGCTTTATTTTGAAAGCATAAACAAGGCTCGGAACCATCCAGGCTTTACCTTTTTACACCACTACACCAACTATAGTCAAAAGGTGAAAAAATCTTATAGCTATACCCAATTCATGGCACACTACCATCGTAAATACGCTAAGATAAAGGGTTCTATGAAACTTGAATATGAAGCAGGAAAAGAGATGTTCGTGGACTATGCTGGAAAAAAACTTCAGATTGTGGGCAAAAATACAGGAGAAATACGTCCTGTAGAGTTCTTTGTTGCCATCCTGCCCAATAGCCAGTACACCTATGTGGAGGCCTGTATGAGTCAAAAACGTGAGGATTTTATAAGTTGCTGCGAAAACGCCCTTCACTTCTACGGGGGCGTGCCCAAGGCCATCGTATCGGACAACCTAAAATCTGCTGTTACTAGATCTAGTAAATACGAAGCCCATATTAATCGTAGTTTTAAAGACTTTGCTCGTCATTATAACTGCGTGGTCAATCCGACACGCAGTTACTCTCCTCAAGATAAAGCTCTGGTAGAAAACGCGGTGCATCTGGCTTACCAACGCATTTATTACCCACTTCGGGAGATGAGCTTTTTCTCTTTGGCAGACCTAAACAAAGAGATAAGACTTCTGCTAGAGCGCTACAACAACTTGCTGTTCCAACGCAAAGAAGCTAGTCGTCTGGAACTCTTTCAAACCGTGGAGCGAGAATACTTAAAGCCATTAAGCAGTACACGCTATGAGATAAAAGAATATAAAAGGGCTATAGTTTAG
- a CDS encoding ATP-binding protein — MRLTAMAELHHNHLSDNRIEGLTPDQYVALLTDHQWEDLQNRKIKRLITQATFKQGATLTDINYSHNRNLDRNMFERLATLDFIQKKKNLIVTGSSVVGKSYIAQALRHQVCMMNKRTLYTNTARLMKRLKLSSRSLKTDYLFVYQ, encoded by the coding sequence ATGAGATTAACCGCCATGGCCGAACTCCATCACAACCACCTTAGTGACAACCGCATAGAAGGTCTTACCCCAGACCAGTATGTAGCATTGCTTACCGACCATCAGTGGGAGGACCTTCAAAACCGAAAGATAAAAAGGCTTATAACTCAAGCTACCTTTAAGCAAGGAGCCACACTAACTGATATTAATTACTCGCACAACAGAAATTTGGATCGAAATATGTTCGAGCGATTAGCTACTCTAGATTTTATACAAAAAAAGAAAAACTTGATTGTTACAGGGTCTTCTGTGGTGGGTAAAAGTTATATAGCCCAAGCCTTGAGACACCAAGTGTGTATGATGAATAAAAGGACGCTATACACTAATACTGCTAGACTGATGAAACGATTAAAGCTAAGTAGTCGTTCCTTAAAAACAGATTATCTCTTTGTTTATCAGTAA
- a CDS encoding IS5 family transposase encodes MVGKTDMKKQCDLFRPMLVDFINIQHELVLLADKIDWNYFEKEFSEFYSQLGRPSMPIRLMVGCLMLKRIYNLGDETLAEAWIRDPYMQYFCGMSHFEHKFPCDPSDFVHFRKRIGADGVELIFTYSVLIHGKKAQEKQVLSDTTVQESNTTFPTDAKLAKLVIDKCNDLARQSGITQRQSYTRVSKQLVRDTFNSKHPKRAVKAKKAGKKLKTIAGRLIRELERELTPNQLAQHQEELTFYWQVVNQQRTDKNKIYSIHKPFSSCIAKGKAHKQYEFGNKVGLLITSKSLIITAIKAFEGNPHDSKTIEPLIEQAKYNNLTVPQEVVYDRGGKGKKQIGDTSLNPRQQTS; translated from the coding sequence TTGGTAGGAAAAACAGATATGAAAAAACAGTGTGATTTGTTTCGACCCATGTTGGTCGATTTTATAAATATTCAGCATGAGCTAGTACTTTTAGCAGATAAAATAGACTGGAATTATTTTGAAAAAGAGTTTTCTGAGTTTTATTCACAGCTAGGTCGGCCATCCATGCCCATTCGTTTGATGGTCGGTTGTTTGATGCTCAAGCGGATCTACAATTTGGGAGATGAGACACTGGCCGAAGCCTGGATTAGGGACCCTTACATGCAATATTTTTGTGGGATGTCCCACTTTGAGCATAAATTTCCCTGTGACCCGAGCGATTTTGTACATTTTAGAAAACGCATCGGAGCAGATGGCGTAGAGTTAATATTCACTTATTCAGTACTAATCCACGGTAAAAAAGCACAAGAAAAACAGGTTTTATCAGACACAACGGTACAGGAAAGCAATACTACTTTTCCAACAGATGCAAAATTGGCTAAACTCGTAATTGATAAATGCAATGATTTAGCCAGACAATCAGGTATCACTCAAAGACAATCATACACTCGTGTCTCCAAGCAATTGGTTCGGGATACATTCAATTCTAAACATCCCAAACGGGCAGTAAAGGCAAAAAAAGCAGGCAAAAAATTAAAAACCATAGCTGGTAGGCTTATACGAGAACTTGAAAGAGAATTAACTCCCAATCAATTGGCACAGCATCAAGAAGAGCTAACTTTTTATTGGCAGGTGGTAAACCAACAGCGTACAGACAAGAACAAGATTTACAGTATTCACAAACCCTTTAGCAGCTGTATAGCTAAAGGAAAAGCCCATAAGCAATATGAATTTGGCAATAAGGTTGGACTACTGATAACATCCAAATCCCTAATCATTACAGCAATTAAAGCTTTTGAAGGAAACCCACATGACAGCAAAACCATTGAGCCACTTATCGAACAAGCAAAGTATAATAATTTGACCGTTCCGCAAGAAGTTGTTTATGACCGTGGCGGTAAAGGAAAAAAGCAAATCGGAGACACTAGTCTCAACCCCAGACAACAGACCTCTTAA